TAATGCATCACAGAATCTCATTTCTCCTACTCTTTGAGCTATTTTCATCATAAATCTTCTAGATATTATAGTCATTTCTTCTTCTTTACATGATACACCTATTGCCTTTTGTATTTCTAATATATTTACTTTATGAAGTCTAACTTTACTACAATATTTTGCTAGTATCTGAGCTAAGTCCCTTACTTTTTCTTGTGATTTTTCACTAGTAAATGGATAACTGTGGAAATGTATAGCTTCAATTTCTACTCCTCTTTTTGCAACCATCCAAGAAGCAACTGGGCTGTCTATTCCTCCAGATAATAAAGACATAGCTCTACCATTTGTTCCAACTGGAAGACCTCCATAACCTGGAACTGTATCACTATATACCATTACATGATTTTGTCTATATTCGCAGTGTATAGTTGTCTCTGGGTTTCTAACATCAACTTTTATTCTATCTTTTACATTATAAACTAAAAATCCAGCTATATCTTTACTCATTTCTTGAGAAGTTAATTCTAAACTCTTATCTCCTCTTCTTGAAGTAACTTTAAACGATTCTGAACCTGCTTCTATCTTTTCTTCTAAAAGTTGTAGTGCTAGTTGCTTTAATTTATCATAGTCTTTTTCTGCTCTTATACCTGGGCAAACTCCTACAACTCCAAATACTTTTTTGATTTCTTCTAATACTTCTTCATAGTCTTCTGCATATTCTCCTAAATCAACATATATTCTTCCATATTCTTTATATACATTAAACTTTCCTATATGCGTTAACATATTTTTCACATTTTTTATTAATTTATTTTCAAATATATATCTATTTTTTCCTTTTACACCGATTTCTCCGTACTTAACTATAGCTATATTATACAAATTTATCACCTCTTAATTATCGTCTTCTTATTATAAATCTAAGTTCTTCTACTGATTTTTTTATTATTTCACAAGCTTCATTTATTTCTTCTTCTGTTGTCATATCCGATAAGCTAAATCTTATAGCTCCGTCAATTTCTTGTGGAGTAAGCCCTATTGCATTTAAAACATGGCTTCCCTTTTTCTTTGATGAACAAGCTGATCCTGTAGATACAAATACACCCTGCTGTGCTAAATGATGAAGTAGTACCTCTCCTTTAACATCTTTAAATGATATATTTAATATGTGACATACGCCGTCCTCAGGAGAATTCACTTTAATATCATCTATATTTTCAACTATAAAATCTTTTAGTAAAACTTTTAGTTTTTCTATTTTCTCTATTTTTGAATTTAAATCTGACATTATTATATCTATAGCTTCTCCTAGTCCATATATACCAGCTACATTTTCAGTTCCAGATCTTATACCTATTTCTTGTCCTCCACCAGTTAACATAGGTTTTATTTTGTTATTTTCCTTTACGTACATAAATCCAATACCTTTTGGACCGTGTAGTTTATGTCCACTAACACTCATAAAGTCTATGTTATATCTAGATGGTTTAAAATTG
The nucleotide sequence above comes from Paraclostridium bifermentans. Encoded proteins:
- the thiI gene encoding tRNA uracil 4-sulfurtransferase ThiI, whose protein sequence is MYNIAIVKYGEIGVKGKNRYIFENKLIKNVKNMLTHIGKFNVYKEYGRIYVDLGEYAEDYEEVLEEIKKVFGVVGVCPGIRAEKDYDKLKQLALQLLEEKIEAGSESFKVTSRRGDKSLELTSQEMSKDIAGFLVYNVKDRIKVDVRNPETTIHCEYRQNHVMVYSDTVPGYGGLPVGTNGRAMSLLSGGIDSPVASWMVAKRGVEIEAIHFHSYPFTSEKSQEKVRDLAQILAKYCSKVRLHKVNILEIQKAIGVSCKEEEMTIISRRFMMKIAQRVGEMRFCDALVTGESIGQVASQTIQGLTCTNASVSLPVFRPLIAMDKSEIIKIAQKIGTFETSVIPEEDCCTVFSPKSPVTKPKLDRIEKSESSLDVEKLIQDAIDNMEVEVFEF
- a CDS encoding cysteine desulfurase family protein; translation: MEIYLDNSATTKPYEKVVEKMVYALTTDYANPSAVHKKGVEVEKNIKKIRQEIARSIGCKDKEIIFTSGGTEANNTIIRGIANLHKKRKNHIITTNIEHPSVLRTMEDLEEQGFEVTYLKVNDKGTVNIDDVKNAIKENTILISMMHVNNEIGSIQPIKEVGKYLSTLKEKVYLHVDAVQSFAKINFKPSRYNIDFMSVSGHKLHGPKGIGFMYVKENNKIKPMLTGGGQEIGIRSGTENVAGIYGLGEAIDIIMSDLNSKIEKIEKLKVLLKDFIVENIDDIKVNSPEDGVCHILNISFKDVKGEVLLHHLAQQGVFVSTGSACSSKKKGSHVLNAIGLTPQEIDGAIRFSLSDMTTEEEINEACEIIKKSVEELRFIIRRR